GTAGTTATCCATCCGTATAAACCCATATTTGGGGGTATTTTTTAGTGTACTCTGATTATTCCTTGGATTTGGATTGAGAGACCAGAATCCCTGGACCACCCCCGATGTTTTCAAATTATCGACTTTACTTTCGTAACTCTGTGTAATTGGCGTATTTCCCAGGATGATTATAGGGATATCTTTGGAGTCTGGACTCGAAATCCGAACATTGATCCCTTTCCCGATCGCTTTTAGCATCGAATCTGATCGTAGTAAACCGGGCTCACCCTTATGCGTAGAATAATCTCCGAGTTCGATTATCTCCCCATTTTTTAGTTCCCAATTCCATACTATTGACATTTTTACTTCAAAAATTGCAACAATATCTTTTGGATTCTGTTCTTTGGAGGGAGATTTGCAAATCGCTACATCGGCAGCAGATTCCCGAGGTAATCCTATTTCTTTACATATGGCCCCTTGAACAGCAAAATATCCTTTTGATTGGGCATATCCCTCAAGTAGGAGTTTAGTCCACATTTCTGTGAAATTCCCGACGTGCGTATTCCGGCTTTGTAAAGTAGATTTTTTTCCCGTGTAGGTTTTTGGCCAATAAGCGTACATCTTTCCGTCATCAGAAGTATAAAAAAGACTTGTAGGATCTATTTCCTTTAACGACTCTGTGAAAAATTCTGTCTCAGTTTCCTTGTTCCATAATGTTTTCATTATTTATCCCAGCGCTTTTTTTCTTTATTTTTGGATCTCGTGCAGGATATTATTTCCTTTTTGACATTTGTCGATCTATGTTAGAAATATCTTAGATCCCTCGCCCTAGTGGATCTTTTATGAGCACTCGTTAGATTGGATTCTATTTTTTGAAGTGCTCTCAAAAAGTCCCTTTCATCTAAAATTAAACCGAATCTATTTTTTAATCTGCTCAAGCCTGCATTTATCCTCCACGATCGCCGCCGCCCAGTAGAACGCAAACATCAGACGACGTACGGGTTCCCGTCACGATCCCGTACGCCACCCTGAAGAGGTTCACGATCACCCAGACACCAAAAACCAGCCACACGCGTCCTCCTGCACCAGGACAATGTACAGAAGGAGGCCCGCGGTGTGCGGCGAGCAGGGCGAGCAAACACGGCGGGCCGTCAGTGAAACCGGGAAACAGTTCATCCCTCGGTCGTCCCGCCCAGCCACAGGAGGACGAGCGGCACGACCATCCCGAAGAATTACCCCCCCGAAGTGAATGGCCACCGGCAGAACATCCCATCCCGCAAGCAGAACCCAGAGCGCGAGGGGAACGAGGGAGGCGACCATCCCAACACCGTACAGCCACGCACACCCCTCGCCCTCCTCCCGTCTCTCCCGGCACATCGTGGCAAGGGCGGTGACGACGAGGAAGACCGCAAAGCCCATCACCGCCGCGACGATCCCGGAAAAGCCGCACGCGTAGAGAACGTTCATCGTGTGCGTCGGCCTTTCGATGGCGATCGCGAGGCTCGATAAGAGGAAAGGCGGTAAATCCCTCCTCACAGAGGGATCGGAGGTGTCCAAAGTGTGAGCGATCTACAGCGCCTGTTTGTGTACAATATCCTTTTTTGTCTCCACGGCCTCAAGAAAGTCGGGATTGAGTGTCAGGGCTTCCTCCACGCAGGCGAGGGCATCCTCATACTGCCCACATTCCTTGAGAGCGATCCCTTTGCCGTGCCATGCCACACTGATGTTTGGATCGATTTCAATCGTCCGGTCATAACACTCAACGGCGTCCTCGTATCGACCGAGTTCACGAAGGGTGTCTCCTTTGTTGTGCCATGCCACACTGATGCCTGGATTGATTTCAATCGCCCGGTCATAACACTCTATGGCGCCCTCATACTGTCCGAGTTCCTGGAGGGCGAATCCTTTGCTGAACCATGCCATAGGGTTGTCCGGATCGAGTGCAATCACCTTTTCATAACACTCTCTGGCACTCTCATACTGCCTGAGTTCCTGATGGGCGAATCCTTTGATGAGCCATGAAAAAGAGTCGTTCGGATCGATCGTAATCGCCCGGTCATAGCATTCGCTGGCGTCCTCCCACCGCCCGAGTTTCGTGAGCGCGAATCCTTTGCTGACCCATGCTATCGAGTCGTCCGGATCGATTTCAATCGCCCGGTCATAGCACTCTATAGCGCCCTCATACTGCCTGAGTACCTGGAGAACGCCCCCTTTGTTGTACCATGTCACCTGGTCGTCGGGATCGATTGCAATCGCCAGATCATAACACATAATGGCCTCCTCATACTGTCCGAGTTCCTTGAGAGCGAATCCTTTGCTGTGCCATGTCGCACCGATGCCTGGATCGATCGCAATCGCTCGGTCATAACACTCTACGGCGTCTGCACACTGTCCGAGTTCGTTGAGGACGAATCCTTTGTTGTGCCATACCGCCCTGCTGTCTGGATCGATTTCAATCGCCCGGTCATAGCACTCAATGGCATCCTCATATTGTCTGAGTTCCTGGAGGGCGAATCCTTTGCAGAACCATGCGACGGAGTCATCTGGATCGATTTCAATCGCCCGATCATAGCACTCAATGGCATTTTCATACTGCCTGAGATCATGGTGGGCGCCTCCTTTGCTGAGCCATGCTGCCGAGTCGTCTGGATCGATCGCGATCGCCCGGTCATAGCACTCAATGGCACCCTCATACTGTCTGAGTTTCCCGAGGACGAATCCTTTGGTGTACCATGTCATCGAGTCGTCTGGATCGATTGCAATCACATGGTCATAACACTCAATAGCGTCGTCATATCGTCCGAGTTTCTTGAAGGTGTTTCCTTTGCCGAACCATGCCTCAGAGTCGTTTGGGTCGATCGCAATCACCCGGTCATAGCACTCTATGGCTTTCTCATACTGATTTTCATCACGTAATGCATTTCTTTCCCGATGCCATTTTTTTGCACTCTTGCCCATTATCGTCTAATCCTCCATTCCGACCGCTTTATACCTCAATTTATTGATTTGGCATATATATCCGCCGATTTTATTTGAAATAGTCATTCTTCCCACCCGTCACCCGACCGCCCTAATTCGCACCGATTTCCGCCCTTTTTCCCGCCCTTCTCCCCCTCGATCCCGGCCACGATCCCCCCTCAGGCCCTCATTCCCCACGAACCACCATTCCAGCCCTCCAGAAATGGCGCCATTTCCCGTCGAATATACAAAATACCTTCAAAAAGGGTGTCCCCCCGAAAGGCGGCCATACCGCCTTTTTTCTGGGGCAGAAGAGACGAAACGGAGGTCAGAACGGCGAGATCAGGGAGGGGGTGGTCCCCCCTCCCGGTGTTTTCCCCTCAGGCGAGGGCGGGGACGCCGTCGGCCCAGGTCTCGATGGTGGCGAGGACGCTGTCGTCCTCATAGGACGAGACCCGCACGGAGGTGCGGGTGAAGGCGACGGAGTACACCTCGCCGTTCGCCGCGTGGCACTTGAGGCGGCAGGCATAGGTCTCGCTGTCCGGGTCCGCGACCGCGGAGCCGCCGATGGCGGTCTCGAGTGCGGCGTTGCCGAGGATCTCGGTCTTCGCCGCGTTGAAACCGGCGAGGTTCGGGGCGCGTGCCGCAGCCGTGCCGACGACGCGGCCGAGGGTGTTCTCGTACATGACCCGCGCCGTGTAGGCCTCGCTGGCCTTCTCGACCGGGTCGTGAGAGACGCCCGCTCCCTCCCAGGACGTGCAGCCCCAGGGGTTGTTCGTCAGGACATTCTCGATGATGCCGTTGAAGGTGGCAGCATCGGCGATCGGCACGGTCAGCTTCCGCACCGACGTCTTGTTCGTGGTAGACAGGGTAAAGTCTGCCATGTTTCTTTTCTCCTGCCTGGAGGTCCCGGGTCCATCGCAGGCTGAGAGATAGTATTACCATAAGTAATATTAATCTGCCTTAACTTCCATTCGGTCATCAGGAGATGGCGATGGCCGAGAACCTGCGGGAGAAGATCGTCGAGACGAATCGGGACGTGAAGTGGATCTGCCGGACCCTGCAGAGGATGGAGGAGAGGGACGCGGAGATGGAGGGCCGCCTCCGCGCCCTCGAGAACTGGCGGAGCGAGGCGGCCGGCGAGGAGAAGAAGGAGAGGCAGATCGCCGCCGGGGCGGGCGGGGTCGTCGGCGGGAT
This window of the Methanofollis ethanolicus genome carries:
- a CDS encoding tetratricopeptide repeat protein; the encoded protein is MGKSAKKWHRERNALRDENQYEKAIECYDRVIAIDPNDSEAWFGKGNTFKKLGRYDDAIECYDHVIAIDPDDSMTWYTKGFVLGKLRQYEGAIECYDRAIAIDPDDSAAWLSKGGAHHDLRQYENAIECYDRAIEIDPDDSVAWFCKGFALQELRQYEDAIECYDRAIEIDPDSRAVWHNKGFVLNELGQCADAVECYDRAIAIDPGIGATWHSKGFALKELGQYEEAIMCYDLAIAIDPDDQVTWYNKGGVLQVLRQYEGAIECYDRAIEIDPDDSIAWVSKGFALTKLGRWEDASECYDRAITIDPNDSFSWLIKGFAHQELRQYESARECYEKVIALDPDNPMAWFSKGFALQELGQYEGAIECYDRAIEINPGISVAWHNKGDTLRELGRYEDAVECYDRTIEIDPNISVAWHGKGIALKECGQYEDALACVEEALTLNPDFLEAVETKKDIVHKQAL